The following coding sequences lie in one Candidatus Thermokryptus mobilis genomic window:
- a CDS encoding cytochrome b: MAKLGEKLFNWFDERYNIRGFIEFMSHKSVPQHRHSIWYYFGGVSLFLFIIQVLTGILLLLYYRVGEDSSYESVQFIVSKVKFGWLIRSIHSWSANLMILAVFIHMFSVYFTKAYRKPRELTWVTGFLLLVLALTFGFSGYLLPWNELAFFATKVGTDIIGSIPWIGKDLLKIIRGGEDVTGATLARFFGLHVAILPGIFTVILFFHLLFIQIQGMSEPPEWEKLPPERRKYIPFFPNFLLRDLLLWLIILNILAVLAVFFPWELGKKADPFAPAPAGIKPEWYFLFMYQTLKLLPPKVLFLEGEFFGVLMFTVAGILWLLVPFWDVKTKNGYRNRLINLIGLFVLIYMLTMTILGYVLS, encoded by the coding sequence ATGGCAAAATTGGGTGAAAAATTATTTAATTGGTTTGATGAAAGATATAATATCCGTGGTTTTATTGAGTTTATGTCTCACAAGTCAGTTCCTCAACACAGGCATTCAATTTGGTATTATTTCGGCGGGGTCAGCTTATTTCTTTTTATAATCCAGGTTTTAACGGGCATCCTTCTTTTGCTTTATTATCGTGTCGGTGAAGATAGCTCTTATGAGAGCGTTCAATTTATAGTTTCAAAAGTTAAATTTGGCTGGTTAATTCGTTCAATTCACAGTTGGTCTGCTAATTTGATGATATTGGCTGTTTTCATACATATGTTTAGCGTCTATTTCACAAAGGCGTACAGAAAACCAAGGGAATTGACTTGGGTTACCGGGTTTTTACTTTTAGTTCTTGCTTTGACTTTCGGTTTTAGTGGATATCTTTTGCCATGGAATGAGCTTGCGTTTTTTGCGACAAAAGTTGGAACGGACATTATCGGTTCAATACCTTGGATAGGGAAAGATCTGTTAAAAATTATCCGCGGTGGTGAGGATGTAACTGGGGCAACGCTTGCGAGATTTTTTGGCTTGCATGTTGCAATCCTTCCGGGGATCTTTACAGTTATACTTTTCTTTCATCTTTTGTTTATACAAATTCAAGGGATGAGCGAGCCCCCCGAGTGGGAGAAGTTACCGCCCGAGAGGAGAAAATACATACCGTTTTTCCCAAACTTTTTACTCCGCGATCTTTTGCTGTGGCTCATAATTTTGAATATACTTGCAGTCCTTGCTGTATTTTTCCCATGGGAACTCGGTAAAAAAGCCGATCCATTTGCCCCAGCCCCAGCTGGTATAAAACCAGAATGGTATTTTCTGTTTATGTATCAAACTTTAAAGCTTTTGCCCCCAAAGGTCCTTTTTCTTGAAGGCGAATTTTTCGGAGTCCTGATGTTTACGGTGGCTGGAATACTTTGGCTTCTTGTCCCATTTTGGGATGTTAAAACGAAAAATGGATACAGAAATAGATTGATAAATTTGATCGGTTTGTTCGTTTTGATTTACATGTTGACTATGACAATACTTGGTTATGTGTTAAGTTAA
- a CDS encoding QcrA and Rieske domain-containing protein, protein MKKGVEMEPGLRKSRRDFLNYLLGFGFIGWLISVLYPVIKYIIPPKLPEAKIKSVKLGKVDDFKPGTGTIFKFGNKPGLLLRLENGEFRAFSAVCTHLDCTVQYREDMKAIWCACHNGKYDLNGRNISGPPPRPLEQFRVIIRGDEIYVTKEA, encoded by the coding sequence ATGAAGAAAGGAGTGGAAATGGAACCTGGTTTAAGAAAATCAAGGCGTGACTTTTTGAACTATCTCCTTGGCTTTGGTTTTATCGGTTGGCTTATATCTGTTCTTTATCCCGTCATCAAATATATCATCCCTCCAAAACTTCCCGAGGCAAAAATAAAAAGTGTAAAACTTGGCAAGGTTGATGACTTTAAGCCGGGGACGGGAACTATATTTAAATTTGGCAACAAACCCGGGCTTTTGCTTCGGCTTGAAAATGGCGAGTTTAGGGCTTTCTCAGCTGTTTGTACACACCTTGATTGTACTGTCCAATATCGGGAAGACATGAAAGCAATCTGGTGCGCATGTCATAACGGAAAGTATGACCTAAATGGAAGAAATATATCAGGACCTCCACCGAGACCACTTGAGCAGTTCCGAGTCATTATTAGAGGCGATGAAATCTATGTAACAAAGGAGGCGTGA
- a CDS encoding cytochrome c family protein, whose translation MKGLLAVSFLLIPIYLTYLFSQESPKFKYVGVAVCAPCHKGEKKGKMFEIWQSSKHAKAYETLKTEEAKKIAEAKGIKVPPYEAPECLKCHVTGFGAPKEAFLERFKIEDGVQCEACHGPGSEYKALKIMQNREEAIKNGLVLVLVADGSAEKLCKTCHNEESPTFKGFDFKKMWAEIAHPLPKEK comes from the coding sequence ATGAAAGGCTTATTAGCTGTCTCTTTCCTTTTAATTCCCATCTATTTGACCTATCTATTCTCTCAAGAATCTCCAAAGTTCAAGTATGTTGGTGTAGCGGTTTGCGCACCATGTCATAAGGGTGAGAAGAAAGGTAAGATGTTTGAGATTTGGCAATCAAGTAAACATGCAAAGGCGTATGAAACGCTCAAGACTGAAGAAGCTAAAAAGATAGCTGAAGCGAAGGGAATTAAAGTCCCACCGTATGAAGCGCCAGAGTGCTTGAAATGTCATGTGACTGGATTTGGGGCTCCAAAAGAGGCGTTCCTTGAAAGGTTCAAGATTGAAGATGGTGTTCAATGTGAGGCTTGCCATGGTCCTGGGTCTGAGTATAAGGCATTGAAAATCATGCAAAACCGTGAAGAGGCTATCAAGAACGGGCTTGTACTTGTGCTTGTCGCTGATGGTAGCGCCGAGAAGCTTTGCAAGACATGTCATAATGAAGAAAGTCCCACATTTAAGGGCTTTGACTTTAAGAAAATGTGGGCTGAGATAGCTCATCCTTTGCCGAAGGAAAAGTAA